In the Gossypium arboreum isolate Shixiya-1 chromosome 10, ASM2569848v2, whole genome shotgun sequence genome, one interval contains:
- the LOC108487220 gene encoding uncharacterized acetyltransferase At3g50280-like: protein MPSSSSTFPVTLVSKTMIFPDQKSNLGELKLSVSDLPMLSCHYIQKGCLFTRPSIPINSLISILKQALSKTLSFFSPLAGRLYTDRNGYIYITCNDAGVEFHHAKGTTLFIRDVISPLDVPWFVKGFFCYDKTVSYQGHYMPIMAVQLTELADGVFIGCSVNHAVTDGTSFWNFFNSFAEICKRISDSCCNQSIEKITRRPDFTRETVLNSPAVLRLPEGGPKVTFNENEPLRERIFSFSKEAIMELKAKANNFQLNAGDFNAAGELMGKQSNDKYKPIPEISSFQSLSALLWRAVTRGRKLPASQTTTFRMAVNCRHRLNPKLNPLYFGNAIQSIPTYASAGDVTSRDLRWCAQRLNENVKAHDDETVRRFIKEWEKDPRCFPLGNFDGASMTMGSSPRFPMYDNDFGWGRPLAVRSGGANKFDGKISAFPGREGNGSVDLEVVLAPETMAAIESDGEFIRYVSN from the coding sequence ATGCCTTCATCTTCTTCAACTTTCCCTGTTACTTTAGTTTCAAAAACCATGATTTTTCCAGACCAAAAATCAAACCTTGGCGAACTTAAGCTTTCAGTTTCGGATCTACCCATGTTGTCTTGTCATTATATTCAGAAAGGTTGTCTTTTTACTCGTCCTTCAATCCCTATTAACTCACTCATTTCGATTCTGAAACAAGCCCTTTCTAAGACGCTGTCGTTTTTCTCACCTCTCGCCGGTCGTCTTTATACTGATCGGAATGGGTATATTTATATTACATGCAACGACGCCGGCGTTGAGTTTCACCATGCAAAAGGTACCACTTTGTTCATCAGAGACGTCATTAGTCCACTTGATGTTCCATGGTTTGTGAAAGGGTTCTTTTGTTATGATAAAACAGTGAGTTATCAAGGACATTATATGCCGATCATGGCGGTCCAACTCACTGAGTTGGCTGATGGGGTTTTCATCGGATGTTCGGTTAATCATGCAGTGACTGACGGTACGTCGTTTTGGAATTTCTTCAATAGTTTCGCTGAAATTTGTAAAAGAATTAGTGATAGTTGTTGTAATCAGAGTATTGAAAAGATTACACGGCGACCGGATTTTACAAGGGAAACGGTGTTGAATTCGCCGGCGGTTTTACGATTACCGGAAGGAGGACCCAAAGTTACTTTCAACGAAAACGAACCGTTACGTGAAAGAATTTTCAGTTTCAGTAAAGAAGCAATAATGGAACTTAAAGCTAAAGCTAACAACTTTCAACTCAACGCCGGCGATTTCAACGCCGCCGGTGAACTTATGGGGAAACAAAGTAACGACAAATATAAACCCATACCGGAGATTTcatcttttcagtcactttccgCTCTACTCTGGCGAGCCGTCACGCGTGGGAGGAAGTTACCGGCTTCCCAAACGACGACGTTTCGCATGGCGGTGAATTGTCGTCACCGATTAAACCCAAAGCTTAATCCATTATACTTTGGAAACGCTATTCAAAGCATCCCAACATACGCGTCAGCAGGTGACGTCACGTCACGTGATCTACGCTGGTGTGCGCAACGATTGAATGAGAACGTGAAGGCCCACGACGATGAAACGGTGCGTCGTTTTATTAAAGAATGGGAAAAGGATCCACGGTGTTTTCCGTTAGGGAATTTCGACGGAGCGTCGATGACGATGGGGAGTTCACCGAGGTTTCCGATGTATGACAATGATTTTGGGTGGGGACGGCCGTTGGCAGTTAGGAGTGGCGGAGCTAATAAATTTGATGGGAAGATCTCCGCCTTTCCAGGGCGGGAAGGGAACGGTAGCGTTGATTTAGAGGTGGTTTTGGCGCCGGAAACTATGGCAGCTATTGAATCGGACGGTGAATTTATACGATATGTGTCgaattaa
- the LOC108487550 gene encoding uncharacterized acetyltransferase At3g50280-like, with the protein MPSSPLILISKTMIFPDQKSNLEDLKLSVSDLPMLSCHYIQKGCLFTRPSIPINSLISLLKQSLSKTLSFFPPLAGRFYTDTNGYIYISCNDAGVEFHHAKCDTKFIRDVIGPVHVPELVKEFFTFDKTVSYQGHYKPIMAVQFTELADGVFIGCSVNHAVTDGTSFWNFFNTFAEICRKVSNNNNQSVEKISRRPDFSRESVLISSAVLRVPEGGPKVTFNESEPLRERIFSFSREAIMELKAKVNNKNDAFQLTAGDFNFNAFEIMGKQSNDKYLPGIFENFFKCAAVSTTPEISSFQSLSALLWRAVTRARKIPATKTTTFRMAVNCRHRLNPKMDPLYFGNAIQSIPTYASAGDVTSRDIRWCAEQLNESVKAHDDETIRRFIRNWEKDPRCFPLGNFDGASMTMGSSPRFPMYDNDFGWGRPLAVRSGGANKFDGKISAFPGREGNGSVDLEVVLAPETMAGIESDHEFMQYVTV; encoded by the coding sequence ATGCCTTCTTCTCCGTTGATTCTTATCTCAAAAACCATGATTTTCCCAGACCAAAAATCAAACCTTGAAGATCTCAAGCTTTCAGTTTCAGATCTTCCTATGCTATCTTGCCATTACATTCAAAAAGGTTGCCTCTTTACTCGCCCTTCAATCCCCATTAATTCACTGATTTCCCTTCTCAAACAATCCTTGTCCAAGACGCTGTCGTTTTTCCCTCCTCTCGCCGGCCGTTTTTACACAGACACAAATGGTTACATTTACATTTCTTGTAACGACGCCGGCGTTGAATTCCACCATGCCAAATGTGACACCAAGTTCATCCGTGACGTCATCGGTCCAGTTCATGTACCGGAGTTGGTTAAAGAGTTTTTCACCTTTGATAAAACGGTGAGTTATCAAGGACATTATAAACCGATCATGGCGGTCCAATTCACTGAGTTAGCTGATGGGGTTTTTATTGGGTGTTCAGTTAACCATGCGGTGACTGACGGTACGTCGTTTTGGAACTTTTTCAATACATTTGCTGAAATTTGCCGGAAAGTTAGTAACAACAATAATCAGAGTGTTGAAAAAATTTCCCGGCGGCCGGATTTTTCACGGGAATCGGTTTTGATTTCGTCGGCGGTTTTACGAGTACCGGAAGGAGGACCCAAAGTTACTTTTAACGAAAGCGAGCCATTACGTGAGAGAATTTTCAGTTTTAGCAGAGAAGCTATAATGGAACTTAAAGCCAAAGTTAACAACAAAAACGATGCGTTTCAACTCACCGCCGGCGATTTCAACTTCAACGCCTTTGAAATTATGGGGAAACAAAGTAACGACAAGTATTTACCGGGAATATTCGAAAATTTTTTCAAATGCGCCGCCGTTTCAACTACGCCCGAGATTTCATCGTTTCAGTCACTCTCAGCTCTTCTATGGCGAGCAGTCACACGAGCAAGGAAAATTCCGGCTACCAAAACGACGACGTTTAGGATGGCGGTGAATTGCCGTCACAGGTTGAACCCAAAAATGGATCCTTTATATTTCGGAAACGCAATTCAAAGCATTCCGACATACGCATCAGCCGGTGACGTCACGTCACGTGACATACGGTGGTGCGCCGAGCAATTGAACGAAAGCGTGAAAGCTCACGACGACGAGACAATTCGTCGTTTTATTCGTAATTGGGAAAAGGATCCACGGTGTTTTCCGTTGGGGAATTTCGACGGTGCGTCGATGACGATGGGGAGTTCACCGAGGTTTCCGATGTACGACAATGATTTTGGGTGGGGTCGGCCGTTGGCAGTTAGGAGTGGCGGAGCTAATAAATTTGATGGGAAGATCTCCGCCTTTCCAGGGCGGGAAGGGAACGGTAGCGTTGATTTAGAGGTGGTTTTGGCGCCAGAAACGATGGCCGGGATTGAGTCGGATCACGAGTTCATGCAATATGTAACCGTTTAA